The window GCCGTCGGCAAGGGCCGAAGCTCTTCCGGTGTACCCACAATACCGTCCAGATAGCCAAAACAATCGGCGTGGACGACGTGCGAGGGGTCCAACAGAGCCGTTCTGATATCTGCGCCGCGAAGGCGATAGATTCCTGAGATTGTATTGACCCAGAGATCTCCGTCCTGGCCCTGGACAATTCCCGATACTCCGCGCAATTGCTGATAGTCCGCCAGCTTCAAATCCCAAAATCGTTTTTCCTTCAAGTATTCGAGGCCGCGCTTCCCACCGATCCAAACCTGACCGCTGATTTGAGAAATCAAGCTCACGACCCCCACGTTCACTCCGTCAGCAGCAGTCATTAATGTCCCTTTGCCGTCTGCGATTGAAGCAAGTTGATTTCCGGTGTATCCGAACCATATCCTGCCATCCGCCCCTGTAAGCTCCGAAATTGCGGGGATTGGAGGTAGGTTTTCCAGAGTGCTCGGACGAGTCCAACCTCCCTTCGCCCGACGGAATATGCCCGCTCCAACAAAGGAAACCCACAGTGCATCTGAACTGTCAAAAGTCATTGCCTGTATTGAAGGAGATGTTTTCTCCAGCGACTTCGGAATTGGAATCGAAACGAAGTGTGTTCCTGAGAGACGCCAAAGTCCCTTTGGACTTCCCAACCATATAACGCCATGAGGATCTCGATAGGCGCATTCGACATGAGCGGGAGCGCCCAAGACAGCATTCGCCCTCCCGTCATTGGTGCGAAGAAAGTGATCCGTCCCAATCATGAGAACACCCGATGAATCCAGCACCATCGCAATGTACGTTGAATCTGAGGGGAGAGAAACGGGCGTGAACATGGACTTGCGAAATTGATCTAAACCATTCGTGGTGGCAATCCACACGCTCTTCTCCCGGTCCTCGATTGCCTCAAATGCAAAGTTCCCGGTCAAACCATCCTGTTCAGTGAAAGTCTCAGTTGATCCCGGGTATCTCTGAGATGTGCCCCCTTCTTGTGTCAATCCGACCTTTACGATTCCTTTACCGACCGTCAGGATCCAGAGCGTACCGTCTCCACGTGCAAGGAGTCCTTGGGATTTGTAGCGCAGTGTAGTCTGTCGAGTAAGGTAATGTCCTTCTTGGTCGGTGATTATGCGGACCGCACCTTGGGTGGATGCCACCCACACCGATCCATCTTTAGTCTCAGCGAATCCGACATTCTGAAGTTTCTGCTTATCTGCAATCGTAAAAATATGCCCCATTCGCGACAGATATAGGAGACCTTCGTCTGTGCTCGCCCAAAGTGTCCCCCGCGAATCGAAAAAGATGCTGTTTGGATAGTTTTCAGGATACTTCTCTTGAGGCCCGACACACCGCCAGATCGAGTCTTGGAATCGGGACAATCCGTACTCGGTTGCAGCCCAAATTGTTCCTTCAGAGTTGATGGCAAACCCACGAACGGCGCCTGCCGAGAGGCCATCTCGGCTCGAATAGCTGATCAGTCGGTCCTTCTTCAGGTAGCTGGCTCCGCCGGACTCGTAGCCAATCCAGAGGCCTCCACGCGGGTCGGCGGAGACAGTCGCCACATCTCGCGAAAGGAGATCTCCGCCAGAAGCCGGTGTGTAGGCATCAAACTTCACGCCATCGAAGCGAAAGAGGCCGTGGTCCGTGCCAAGCCAAAGATAGCCA is drawn from Edaphobacter lichenicola and contains these coding sequences:
- a CDS encoding sensor histidine kinase, whose translation is MTCLGLQNPISRPLLAGVTKLCLMATLLCVSVLHGQNADTLNGLYHNRWTVREGAPSNIKSIAQAQDGYLWLGTDHGLFRFDGVKFDAYTPASGGDLLSRDVATVSADPRGGLWIGYESGGASYLKKDRLISYSSRDGLSAGAVRGFAINSEGTIWAATEYGLSRFQDSIWRCVGPQEKYPENYPNSIFFDSRGTLWASTDEGLLYLSRMGHIFTIADKQKLQNVGFAETKDGSVWVASTQGAVRIITDQEGHYLTRQTTLRYKSQGLLARGDGTLWILTVGKGIVKVGLTQEGGTSQRYPGSTETFTEQDGLTGNFAFEAIEDREKSVWIATTNGLDQFRKSMFTPVSLPSDSTYIAMVLDSSGVLMIGTDHFLRTNDGRANAVLGAPAHVECAYRDPHGVIWLGSPKGLWRLSGTHFVSIPIPKSLEKTSPSIQAMTFDSSDALWVSFVGAGIFRRAKGGWTRPSTLENLPPIPAISELTGADGRIWFGYTGNQLASIADGKGTLMTAADGVNVGVVSLISQISGQVWIGGKRGLEYLKEKRFWDLKLADYQQLRGVSGIVQGQDGDLWVNTISGIYRLRGADIRTALLDPSHVVHADCFGYLDGIVGTPEELRPLPTALRAPDGRLYFAMRGGVVWLDTKHLMMNKLPPPVWIKSILVDGHFHESPVDMRLPANSRNLVVDYSANSLLVPQRVHFRHILEGLDTQWQDAGTQRQAYYSRLPPGSYKFRVEGSNNDDVWNETGASVSFIIPPSFLQSLTFKLLCVAIMLGLLWLVYLIRVQQVTERLRSRLVDRMTEREQIARDLHDTFLQGVQGVLLSFHTATQMLHGNERPRKMLEDALTQSDEVMLEGRDMVMQLRGSAIDVCGLPDAFASVGNAFARDNLATFTLLIIGASREVHPLVRDDIYRIGREAVANAFHHAKASAVEMELTYGSTEFRLRVRDDGTGIDPVVMKAGGRENHWGMPGMRERTKKIGGHLDLWSSLKAGTEVDLRVPADLVYYSSLKRRRFRWLDNVLGRDKDRNA